In Saccharomonospora marina XMU15, one genomic interval encodes:
- a CDS encoding SDR family NAD(P)-dependent oxidoreductase — protein sequence MSDAGSFIVIGAGPGLGSAAARRFGREGHPVGLIARNADRLATVAADLDCKGVATATETADVTDAEALSAAVGVLRERLGPIEAVLFSPRPSLAWIKPVLDTGPSDVASALRLSVVAAVAAVHAVLPDMCRRGRGTLLFTTGGAAVEPHRDRAVSAMAYAAESSYVRMLHDALADQGVHAAQLTIVGPIGPGARHEPDAVAQELWRLHTEHDRPLAVLR from the coding sequence ATGAGCGACGCGGGCTCGTTCATCGTGATCGGCGCCGGGCCGGGTCTGGGCAGCGCGGCGGCCCGCCGGTTCGGCCGTGAGGGACATCCGGTCGGGCTGATCGCGCGCAACGCCGATCGTCTGGCGACGGTGGCCGCCGACCTGGACTGCAAGGGTGTAGCGACCGCAACCGAAACCGCGGACGTCACCGACGCCGAGGCACTCTCGGCGGCAGTCGGCGTGCTACGCGAACGGCTAGGTCCGATCGAGGCAGTGCTGTTCAGTCCACGACCGAGCCTTGCGTGGATCAAGCCGGTACTCGACACCGGGCCGTCGGACGTCGCGAGTGCGCTTCGACTCAGCGTCGTCGCCGCCGTGGCTGCTGTCCACGCGGTGCTGCCGGACATGTGCCGGCGAGGACGCGGCACCCTGCTGTTCACCACCGGCGGTGCCGCCGTCGAGCCACACCGCGACCGCGCGGTGTCAGCAATGGCCTATGCGGCCGAGTCTTCCTACGTGCGCATGCTGCACGACGCGCTCGCAGATCAAGGCGTGCACGCCGCGCAACTCACGATCGTCGGGCCCATCGGCCCAGGAGCACGGCACGAACCGGACGCGGTGGCCCAAGAACTGTGGCGGCTCCACACCGAACACGACCGACCGCTCGCCGTCTTGAGGTGA
- a CDS encoding oxidoreductase, whose translation MSNDTHESTVWLITGCSSGLGRALAEHALERGDRVAVTARDSTAVAGLARRYGDRALALRLDVTDPVSVTAAVQSCEETFGRVDVLVNNAGYGYLAAIEEGEDAAVRSLYETNVHGVVTVLKAVLPGMRARRSGRVVNVSSFGGLAAFAGTGYYHATKFALEGLSESLAAELAPLGVAVTIVEPGGLRTQWAGRSMRQSPTRLDDYEQTAGKRRDATPAVSGRQPGDPARAAAAIATVVDRARPPLRLLLGSDALAGARARVDRMRREIDADEALTKTVDLEQA comes from the coding sequence ATGTCGAACGACACCCACGAATCGACGGTGTGGCTGATCACCGGATGTTCCAGCGGTCTGGGCCGCGCTCTGGCTGAGCACGCCCTCGAGCGCGGTGACCGGGTCGCTGTCACCGCCCGCGACAGCACGGCCGTGGCAGGCCTCGCCCGCAGGTACGGCGACCGCGCGCTGGCCCTGCGGCTGGACGTCACCGACCCGGTATCGGTCACCGCCGCCGTCCAATCTTGCGAAGAGACGTTCGGACGCGTCGACGTCCTGGTCAACAACGCCGGATACGGCTACCTCGCCGCCATCGAAGAGGGCGAGGACGCCGCGGTCCGCTCCCTGTACGAGACCAACGTGCACGGCGTGGTCACTGTCCTCAAAGCAGTGCTGCCCGGCATGCGGGCCCGCCGCTCGGGACGGGTGGTCAACGTCTCCTCCTTCGGTGGCCTCGCGGCTTTCGCCGGAACCGGCTACTACCACGCCACGAAGTTCGCGCTGGAGGGTCTGTCGGAGTCGCTGGCGGCGGAACTCGCGCCGCTGGGCGTCGCGGTGACGATCGTGGAGCCGGGCGGCCTGCGCACCCAGTGGGCAGGACGGTCGATGCGGCAGTCGCCCACGCGCTTGGACGACTACGAGCAGACGGCGGGCAAGCGCCGTGATGCCACACCGGCCGTGTCCGGACGCCAGCCCGGCGACCCTGCACGAGCCGCGGCGGCGATAGCCACCGTCGTGGACAGGGCCCGGCCACCCTTGCGGCTGCTGCTCGGCTCCGACGCACTCGCCGGAGCACGCGCCCGCGTGGACCGGATGCGACGCGAGATCGACGCCGACGAGGCGCTGACCAAGACCGTCGATCTGGAGCAGGCATGA